A single genomic interval of Apis cerana isolate GH-2021 linkage group LG14, AcerK_1.0, whole genome shotgun sequence harbors:
- the LOC107998677 gene encoding hepatocyte growth factor-regulated tyrosine kinase substrate, giving the protein MFRSSLTFDKLLDKATSHLHLEPDWVAILQICDLIRQGDVQPKAALAAIKKKMTNANPHVALFALLVLESCVKNCGTLIHDEIGTKQYMEQLKELVKTTTHENVKLKTLELIQAWAHAFRNSPKYRAVQDTLNIMKAEGHKFPTLKESDAMFIADTAPAWADGDVCHRCRVSFGMVQRKHHCRACGQVFCSQCSSKVSTLPKFGIEKEVRVCEACYEQLNKPSTAQIKEADLPAEYLNSSLAQQQQVPPRKTAAELQEEEELNLAIALSQSEAEHQEKEKKRGNRATKINPPNTRVVRTSSPPPSPQEEAEVDPELAKYLNRKRWELRQSVLEEHSSRADVTSPSAPNISSPMPQKVIITKQQNGEVDNQMEEFVNALRSQVEIFVNRMKSNSSRGRSIANDSSVQTLFLNITAMHSRLLRYIQEQDDSRVYYEGLQDKLTQMKDARAALDALREEHREKLRRQAEEAERQRQMLMAQKLAIMRKKKQEYLQYQRQLALQKIQEQEREMQMRQEQQKQQYIMGGYQAVSGFIGPSQGSPVRHVQYQTPGTNYNPMSPTNQGFIYGQPSMKQYPMQGYNIPPMNSIPPHVMGPITNQEQPTDSVQGHEAMGRVSVSGPGMMSQITNPIPQLQQTGGHQMGPPSQQGPPPSHMTQTQPTAVHMPPHQGPQITQAGPPNQIPHTIPQIPQSHMGPSPAQMGPGAHGPPGQVVGLQMGSQQSSSMSGPQGSSMQPHVSNTPISSQGSATIQIPPGTTTGSILTSNPPIQGSQAPGVPTMQGITQVPVSQGQQLQYQPPTSLPAASNESSQVKEDSKPETAELISFD; this is encoded by the exons ATGTTTCGTAGTTCGCTtacttttgataaattattag ATAAAGCAACGAGTCATTTGCATCTTGAACCTGATTGGGTAGCAATACTCCAAATATGTGATTTAATACGTCAAGGAGACGTACA ACCAAAAGCAGCACTCGCagctataaaaaagaaaatgacaaATGCAAATCCACATGTAGCTTTATTTGCTTTATTG GTTCTAGAATCTTGTGTTAAAAATTGTGGTACATTGATACATGATGAAATTGGTACCAAACAATATATGGAACAACTTAAAGAATTAGTAAAGACAACAACACATGAAAATGTTAAACTTAAAACTTTAGAATTGATTCAAGCTTGGGCTCATGCATTTCGTAATAGTCCTAAATATAGAGCAGTGCAa gatACTCTTAACATAATGAAAGCTGAAGGACATAAATTTCCTACTTTAAAAGAAAGTGATGCTATGTTTATTGCTGATACTGCTCCAGCATGGGCAGATGGAGATGTATGTCATCGTTGTCGAGTATCATTTGGAATGGTACAAAGAAAACATCATTGTAGAGCATGTGGTCAAGTATTTTGTAGTCAGTGTTCAAGTAAAGTATCTACACTGCCTAAATTTGGAATTGAAAAGGAAGTTAGAGTTTGTGAAGCATGTTATGAACAACTTAATAA accATCTACAGCTCAAATTAAAGAAGCAGATTTACCTGCTGAATATCTTAACAGTTCTTTAGCTCAACAACAGCAA gtACCTCCTAGAAAAACAGCAGCTGAgttacaagaagaagaagaacttaATCTTGCTATAGCTTTAAGTCAAAGTGAAGCAGAACatcaagagaaagaaaaaaaaagaggaaaccgtgcaacaaaaataaatcctCCTAATACACGTGTTGTGAGAACATCttcaccaccaccatcacct caaGAAGAAGCAGAAGTTGATCCAGAACTTGCTAAGTACTTGAATCGTAAACGTTGGGAACTGAGACAAAGTGTACTTGAAGAGCATAGTTCCAGAGCAGATGTTACAAGTCCTTCAGCTCCTAATATAAGTAGTCCAATGCcacaaaaagttataattacaaaacaaCAAAATGGAGAAGTTGATAATCAAATGGAAGAATTTGTTAATGCTTTACGTTCTcaagttgaaatttttgttaatagaaTGAAAAGCAATTCATCAAGAGGAAGATCAATTGCTAATGATAGTTCAGTACAaactttgtttttaaatattactgcTATGCATTCCAG attattgagATACATTCAAGAACAAGATGATAGTAGAGTATATTATGAAGGTCTTCAGGATAAATTAACACAAATGAAAGATGCTAGAGCTGCTTTAGATGCTTTACGAGAGGAACATAGAGAAAAATTACGAAGACAAGCAGAAGAAGCTGAAAGGCAAAGACAAATGTTGATGGCTCAAAAATTGGCAAttatgagaaagaaaaaacaagaatatttgcaatatcaaCGTCAGCTTGctttacaaaaaattcaagaacaagaaagagaaatgCAAATGAGACAAGAACAACAAAAGCAACAATATATAATGG gTGGTTATCAAGCAGTTTCTGGTTTTATTGGACCATCTCAAGGTTCACCTGTTCGTCATGTTCAGTATCAAACACCAGGAACTAACTATAATCCTATGTCGCCAACTAATCAAGGATTTATATATGGGCAACCTTCTATGAAACAATATCCCATGCAAGGTTATAATATACCACCAATGAATTCTATACCACCTCATGTAATGGGACCAATAACAAATCAAGAGCAACCAACTGATTCTGTCCAGGGACATGAGGCGATGGGTCGAGTTTCTGTTTCTGGACCAGGAATG atgtCTCAAATTACAAATCCCATACCGCAACTTCAGCAGACAGGTGGGCATCAAATGGGACCTCCATCACAACAAGGTCCTCCACCCAGTCATATGACACAAACACAACCAACAGCAGTGCATATGCCGCCGCATCAGGGTCCACAAATTACACAGGCAGGACCACCAAATCAAATTCCTCATACTATACCTCAGATACCACAAAGTCATATGGGTCCATCACCTGCACAAATGGGACCTGGAGCACACGGCCCTCCAGGACAAGTCGTTGGTCTGCAAATGGGATCTCAACAATCGTCTTCAATGTCAGGTCCTCAAGGATCTTCGATGCAACCTCACGTTTCAAATACACCTATTTCATCTCAAGGATCAGCAACAATTCAAATACCACCTGGAACTACAACTGGTTCGATTTTAACATCGAATCCTCCAATACAAGGTTCTCAAGCACCTGGTGTACCAACTATGCAAGGTATAACTCAAGTTCCAGTATCTCAAGGACAACAATTACAATATCAACCACCAACTTCTCTACCAGCTGCATCAAATGAATCTTCCCAAGTAAAAGAGGATTCGAAACCAGAAACAgcagaattaatttcttttgattga